A part of Terriglobus roseus genomic DNA contains:
- a CDS encoding TonB-dependent receptor, with translation MNTPRGLWCTVALVSPLLLISASAHAQSSFGQISGVVTDQTGAAIPNANISITSATTQATRTTVSDSGGSYIVTNLPIGEYVISVKQPGFREAKQSNVTITADAKVTSNFSLQLGQLSEVVEVQGGAIETLNTTSGEVSRVIDAKQVENLALNGRNYTQLLTLVPGAVVTNPDIFAVTTSLASNNQTINGNRSDSNNLTVDGAYNQVAGSNGSLMNNVGADFISEVKINTSNSSAEYGRTQGPTFNIVTKSGSNAFHGGAFEFHRNSYLDATNYIARKKTQLIYNDFGFFVGGPILRDKLFFFVGEEWKRLRQQATASTFTVPTTAMLNGDFSALCSASKDAAGNPGAFNGAGVCSAVSGTFGQLYYPGTTTPIPNNNISSLMSVDGKAIANIYKTIIAGGLSYRDGGIPSNNLTLAPPNPLNFHQDLVRVDYVINQKHSLFARWIHDQNTLIDPFGTFANGGILNTTPTTRNRPGQSYLISETWTIRQNLINQVQANASWAAQRIPPYGDNWKRETYGFAFNKLYPGVGPYPNGIPIGNITNFAGFQGPNFSLMSPSTDIQVADNVTYVKGSQNIKFGVVYIRDRVDQNGRSNYTGTVTFNQNGTATARSSNCGQATFNTTCYSLSDAFLGNFQSYSENSADPVGHFRFNQIEGYIQDQWRITRNLSLDLGLRYQWLQPFYAQGNNLTNFDPAVYNSANAVAVTPGGTLANPGVGNPYNGLIRVGDGVPQDQQKRVPNVNTSLFGLIPAGAPRGFYKMNGAVGPRFGFAYAADDKTSIRGGAGLFFYRPQGNLVFSQLNLPPFLQNTQFGVGNLATLNSLSATSTGLQAGISAVDPKGKSPYTWQYSLGVQRQLPAKVLIEASYVGSVAHHQLRQPNINIPDLAPVFANQNSTSPNSSIAAFNPYLGFNAISSNRFDSNYNYNSMQLFASKRSGALTTTLSYTYSKALGDSSGNNITLEKWRDLQYNYGPLSNDRRHAFVASFTLQTPELKGRNFLLREVAGGWQLSGVARLQSGAYYTIQQTSTIQLGTTRADYTPGQGRVYNPHAGLCGYLNNGGGGTCNDSAKPYVTTPKAQASHYGNAPVGGVVGPGLAQTDATLSKTFPFGEIARLKLQADMFNVLNRTNFNGLNLNTSSSNYGTISSAFPPRQMQLGARILF, from the coding sequence ATGAACACACCACGCGGTCTATGGTGCACGGTAGCACTGGTAAGTCCCCTGCTTCTGATTAGTGCCTCAGCACACGCTCAAAGCAGCTTCGGTCAAATTTCAGGCGTCGTCACTGACCAGACCGGAGCCGCCATTCCCAACGCGAACATCTCCATCACTTCGGCAACAACTCAGGCGACACGCACGACAGTATCCGATTCCGGTGGGAGCTACATAGTCACAAACCTTCCCATCGGCGAATATGTCATCTCGGTCAAGCAGCCCGGCTTTCGCGAAGCGAAGCAGTCCAATGTCACCATCACTGCCGACGCGAAGGTGACCTCAAACTTCTCCCTGCAGCTCGGCCAACTTTCCGAGGTAGTCGAAGTTCAAGGTGGCGCGATCGAAACACTCAACACTACCTCCGGTGAAGTGTCCCGCGTCATCGACGCCAAACAAGTTGAGAATCTGGCACTGAACGGACGCAACTACACCCAATTGCTCACGCTCGTGCCCGGCGCGGTGGTGACCAACCCCGACATCTTTGCGGTTACAACATCTCTCGCTTCAAACAATCAGACCATCAACGGAAACCGCTCCGACTCCAACAACCTTACCGTTGATGGAGCCTACAACCAGGTGGCAGGATCCAACGGTTCTCTCATGAACAATGTGGGCGCCGACTTTATCAGCGAAGTTAAGATCAACACCTCGAATTCGTCTGCGGAATACGGTCGAACACAGGGACCGACTTTCAACATCGTCACAAAAAGCGGATCGAACGCGTTTCATGGTGGAGCTTTTGAGTTCCATCGCAACAGCTACCTGGATGCAACGAACTATATCGCTCGCAAGAAGACGCAGCTAATCTACAACGACTTCGGATTCTTCGTCGGCGGCCCAATTCTTCGAGACAAGCTCTTCTTCTTCGTAGGAGAAGAATGGAAGCGGCTGCGCCAGCAAGCCACCGCGAGCACATTTACAGTACCAACGACCGCCATGCTGAACGGCGACTTCAGTGCCCTTTGCTCGGCATCGAAAGATGCTGCCGGGAATCCCGGAGCGTTCAACGGCGCAGGCGTTTGTTCGGCCGTCAGCGGAACCTTTGGCCAGTTGTACTACCCAGGCACAACGACGCCTATACCGAACAACAACATCTCGTCGCTGATGTCGGTCGACGGAAAAGCGATTGCGAACATCTACAAAACGATCATTGCCGGCGGATTGAGCTATCGTGATGGCGGCATTCCATCGAACAATCTGACGCTTGCCCCTCCCAACCCTCTCAACTTTCATCAGGACCTTGTGCGGGTGGACTACGTCATTAACCAGAAGCACTCATTGTTTGCCCGCTGGATTCATGATCAGAACACCCTGATCGATCCCTTTGGCACGTTTGCCAATGGTGGCATTCTCAACACCACTCCAACGACGCGTAACCGCCCAGGACAGAGTTACCTCATCAGCGAAACCTGGACCATTCGTCAGAACCTGATCAATCAGGTGCAGGCGAACGCCAGTTGGGCCGCGCAGCGCATCCCGCCATATGGCGATAACTGGAAGCGCGAGACCTATGGGTTCGCCTTCAACAAGCTTTATCCGGGCGTGGGTCCATATCCAAACGGTATTCCGATCGGGAACATCACCAACTTTGCGGGCTTCCAGGGCCCCAACTTCTCGCTCATGTCGCCATCCACTGACATTCAGGTTGCAGACAATGTCACGTATGTGAAGGGCAGTCAGAATATAAAGTTTGGTGTCGTCTATATCCGAGATCGTGTGGATCAGAATGGCCGCTCCAACTACACCGGAACAGTAACCTTCAATCAGAATGGAACCGCGACCGCACGTTCCAGCAACTGCGGCCAGGCGACTTTTAACACTACCTGCTATTCCCTGTCCGATGCCTTCCTGGGCAACTTCCAATCGTATTCAGAGAACAGTGCGGATCCCGTGGGCCACTTCCGCTTCAATCAGATTGAGGGCTACATACAGGATCAATGGCGCATCACGAGGAATCTGAGCCTTGACCTTGGGCTTCGGTACCAGTGGCTTCAGCCCTTCTATGCTCAGGGAAACAACCTGACCAACTTTGATCCGGCGGTATATAACAGCGCGAACGCCGTAGCAGTGACTCCTGGCGGTACGTTAGCCAACCCCGGCGTAGGCAATCCATACAACGGTCTTATTCGTGTCGGCGATGGCGTACCCCAGGATCAGCAGAAGCGGGTGCCAAATGTAAACACTTCTCTTTTCGGTCTGATTCCCGCGGGTGCGCCTCGCGGATTCTACAAGATGAATGGAGCCGTCGGACCGCGCTTCGGCTTTGCCTATGCCGCGGATGACAAGACATCAATCCGAGGCGGCGCCGGCCTCTTCTTCTATCGTCCACAAGGCAACCTGGTTTTCAGCCAGCTCAACCTGCCGCCCTTCCTGCAGAACACGCAATTTGGCGTTGGCAACCTCGCAACACTGAACTCGCTTTCCGCAACCAGTACAGGATTGCAGGCAGGCATCAGTGCCGTAGATCCCAAGGGCAAGTCTCCCTACACATGGCAGTACAGCCTGGGTGTTCAACGGCAATTGCCGGCCAAGGTTCTAATCGAAGCAAGCTACGTAGGAAGCGTGGCACATCACCAGTTGCGCCAGCCAAACATCAACATTCCTGACTTGGCGCCAGTTTTTGCCAATCAAAATTCCACGTCACCAAATTCGTCGATCGCCGCGTTCAATCCTTACCTCGGATTCAATGCAATCAGCTCCAACCGCTTCGACTCCAATTACAACTACAACTCTATGCAGTTGTTTGCTTCCAAGCGTAGCGGGGCGCTCACAACGACACTCTCCTACACGTATTCCAAGGCGTTGGGAGACTCCTCGGGCAACAACATCACGCTAGAAAAATGGCGTGATCTCCAATACAACTACGGCCCGCTTTCAAACGACCGCCGTCACGCGTTCGTCGCAAGCTTTACACTGCAGACTCCTGAGTTAAAAGGCCGAAACTTCCTGCTGCGCGAGGTCGCGGGCGGCTGGCAACTGAGCGGGGTCGCACGACTTCAAAGCGGCGCGTACTACACCATCCAGCAGACATCCACCATTCAGCTCGGTACAACCCGTGCTGATTACACGCCAGGGCAAGGACGTGTCTACAACCCCCACGCGGGCCTCTGCGGCTATCTGAACAATGGCGGCGGTGGTACCTGCAACGACAGTGCAAAACCCTACGTGACCACCCCGAAGGCTCAGGCTAGTCACTACGGCAATGCGCCCGTAGGTGGGGTAGTTGGGCCGGGACTTGCACAGACAGACGCGACCCTCTCCAAGACGTTCCCTTTTGGCGAGATCGCGCGGCTCAAGTTGCAGGCCGACATGTTCAACGTTCTGAATCGTACAAACTTTAACGGCCTCAATCTGAACACCAGCAGCAGTAACTACGGCACCATTTCGTCTGCGTTTCCCCCGCGGCAGATGCAGCTTGGTGCACGAATTCTTTTCTAA